The nucleotide window CTGCCGGACAATAGTCCAACGCGTCCCGTTGCACTTTGCACATCGGCCGGAGCTGTCGCACCTGCCGCCCGCCTGATGGCGCTCGACATGTTGGGCGTACTGACGGTCATGACACTATTGTTGTTGGCCAACGGCTGTTCCGGATGATGGCTCCGTTCGGAGCGCTGTGATCGACGGCTCCAAGACGAACGCCATTCTGGAACGGTGCTGGAAGACGTGGCTGGCGCACGGATGCCCATGGCttgcaattgttttttcaCCTTTTTCAGCTTGACGCTTTGATGTTTCTTCGGCTGCAGCGATTGAGTCTGATGATGATGGAGAGGATCAATTTTGGACGGCACGAGGACAGCCACGTTCGCAGTCGTTGTGGGCGTCGTCGTCGCCGCAATAGCTGCCGACGCTGCGGGCGTCCCTGGCACCGCGTTCGCTGCTGGCAACGGCACAAAATTCGTCGAAGTCATTTTGGCCACGCCAGCACAATTCACTCCGCCGCCTGTGCACACCGCAACAAGATATTATGACTGACAATATCAAATATTgaactttaattttttttttttttgtaattaaaattaaacagtGTGCATCCACAGTCAATATCGATAGCGGAAGGCCAGGTTATTTATCCTAGAATATATTGGGAAGGATGAGAAATTGAATGGAAACGGACCTCGTATACACGGATCAATGATTGTGTGATCGATATCGGAAGTTGTAGACCGAATCGAAATATTGCCTTGCACGGCAAACAAGAGTGGGGGGGATAAATTAGATACtaacacagaaaaagagagtaaaaatcaaacaatcTGATTGATTTCCGTCTACGGTACAAGCTAGTCTTTGCTATAGCTAATCCTTCACAAATATCTATGTACTGCACGTTCGTATACGAGACGGCAAATAAGGGTGTGGTATTAGATTTAACTAGAATTACATGGCACGTATTTAAATCTTTTGAAAGGCTACACGAGCTGCTATTCGTTtcattaaatgaaaaaaacgaaatggatACGATAGAGCGAAGCATGCAATTACATTACAAAGAACAAGAGGGTGTTTTCATTGTTTGTCACGAATGGCATGTTGATAACATCACATTATTATTTAGGCTGTTTAAGTATTACCTTGACTAGCAGTGGTCTTTGGTGAAGAAGGTAAAGAGCTTGGCGTACAAGTAGAAATTGATGCTACCGCCTTTGGATTGTTGTCCGGCTTACTGTCACTCATTCCTCAGTCTTGGCAATCTATtgtcaaacaaaacaaagtgtTTGCATTAAAAATAGAGTTAAAACACATAGTTTCATGCAAATAATAGTCACTATTAacagctacaaaaaaaaagaaagggataATTTTTGAGTCAAGTCATACAGTCTACATTTAATTAGATGCACATCAATAGCATAAGAGAGCAAACGGTGGACCACCTAACCGCCATTCAATTTGGGCATCGATTTCTCTCATCGAAACTATTCTTCCTGTATATATTCCACCCCCAACCCCATATAAATGATAGATCaagatttcttcttttattttctccgGAGGGTAGCCATTTGTTTGTGCCTATATTGTATTAGTATCGCGTCCGTATATCTTGTCGCCAAAAGAACaaagtttctcttttgtttctgCCTTTCGCCTGATCGAATGGGTCGGATGGTATCAGGATGTGTCTATATGGCCAACGATCCACAAAGAACGAAACCTTTTCTCTACCCTCTACAGAAAAGAGAGAGGCTAGTATACGATATAAGGTAATAGTAAGTACTTCATATCAAAGACTATATAGAGTCCCAAACAGAACTtccagacacacacacacacacacacacacacgcgcgcgTTCTAGCTATATAGACATAGCCAAACTGGTGGAGGTTTTTATTGATCTGCCTCGGGTAGCAGCTGCATCCGCCTGCAACTTGTGTTAAGGCCTACTCGACACTCGGTTTGTGTACAGAATAGTAAGGTgagaataatttttgttttaacaacaaaagaaaagaaagaacaaacatGACTGTATGCAGAAGAGAGATGGATAAAAGAAAGTAGAAAGGCTTACGTTATTGACAAATAATGTGTGTGTAGGGATTTGAGGGaacgaaaaagggaaaagccTGTTGCCTAAAAGACCCGCGTGATTTCGTTCATGCTTCTAcccgttttgtttgttttttgaaagaaaaaactgatATTTGCATGTGGGAATGTATCAGAGTTCAGGTATGTCTCGTTTACAAATTAAAGCGTCAAAGACATTCCAATAAAAATGTTAGTAGCCTAATTGTTTGACAATCGACCGTGTGAGCTCGAGGGCAAAAAACGTACGCGTGAAACGTGATGCCATAACCGAGAGTTACAGACACTGATACGTACACACAAATGGTGGGCTAGTGTGTAACAGACATCGACAATCCCTTGTCTCCTAactccgttttttttcttctttcttcctaTATTCCCTTTTGATGTAATCAAAAGAGAAGGGTAATGGGCGTGTCCTGGGGTCCCTAACATCCCATTTCTATTTGACTGGTCACAATCAGACTTGAACAAACATGTCTCATAGAAAATAAAGCCCTCTGATAATTACATACGGCATTTGTTATACTCTACTCTacgtgaaaaaacaaaaacaacaaatgcaAACTCAAAAAAAGATACGAGGGTTCAATCGACGTGTATATCTGCGGCACGCAAACGGGCGCTCGCACAACGGAGAGTCGCCCGGTTTCGAGACGCGATCAATACACCAGCAAACACGTTGCCTAGGAGCTATCGAGGTAGATATATATACTAGACACACGCAGTACACACAaaagctgctgctgctgctgcaggGTTCGCCGTAGCTGCCTACATAGACGCCattctttcctcttttgttttgttttgttccagCTGATAATATCCGTTACGACTCTTCTGCTTATTTTGTTGGGTTTTGGTGATTATTTTTACGCGTTTGAAAGAACGACCCATCCCGCCAGCCAATTTGATACggtttcaataattttttaaaaaaaatactttttgcGACAGAGAACGATGGCCGACACTTTGCATGATCGATGAAATCAGACGCCATCACGCCAAACAGATTTAGGTAGTGCACGAGGAATCTATTGTAGACATggcataaaaattaattcgCTTTTTATGATGCTCGCAGAAGAGGGTTCGAGTATGTGAGGAGGGCACGCGATAATACCTGAGACGCCATCACATCCAACTGGTGTCGAGGGGATTGGCGTCGGCGTCTCATGGCGTCGAGCCAAGCTCAGAAAGAGAGGAGTCTATCGAGCAACACTTTTTTcccgtctctttttttttctctctcctcttTCGATATGTAACTCGTctctatctttctttttttcctatcCGTCTGCCTATCTCTTTCACCAGAAATGAAGGGACGCAAGCCAGTGGATACGAAGCAACAGCGTTTGTCGGTTGGATAACGAACAGAGCGTGATGATGGAAAAGAATAAGCCGTGCGGAAGAGaacaagacaaaacaaaaatggatgaacaaaataataaacaagACAACATGATAGACTATTGGCCAGGAGCGGGGGATAATTACGAAAGGTaacaatcatttttttgttttttaattcactATAATTGAAGTTCGTCAGTTGACGAGCGCTGGATCACCTGGATCAGCCAGAACGACACGTTATGGGGTAATAAGATCGCAGCACTTTCACCATCACTGGCACCACTAACACCGCAGGCCAACAATAACCGAGACACTGATGACTGTTGGTTTTGATGGAATGGCCAGTTGCAGGACAACACGTTCGTTATTATCATTCCCATTTGCTTCCTTTCCAttattctctttctttgaTTGCATTTGGATTACGATCTTTTCGATCTCTTCCGTAATTgtctttacacacacacacacacacagatacACTGGAcgaagggaaaacaaaaatactgCTCTGGGATGTAGGTTCTcctgtgtgtgtttgttcaCCGAGACGACACAAATCGCGTCTAATGGCGACGACACGCACCAGCAACTACGGCATTCTCACGACAGCACTCGGCGCCAGGCACGGTCGTTGTAACGACAACGACGTACTAATGATTTCCTCGTTTTAATATTTCGCAATCTTCGCTTTTCTTGTtctcaaaaaaagaaaataaataaatctgaaaataaaatgaacgAACCGTGCGAAGGAAATCGGAAATCACTTGTGGCAGAAACGCTCAAACTGGGGTTTTAAAATTCACTGGCCAAGATGAAGGATGAACAGTTTAGGAAAGGAATAGTCATCCTTCAATGAAAGTGGCTCGCTAAATGGATGGGGAGTTCAACTGTGAGACCTCGTTCAACACCGACAACCCGCCAGTTACTGGATATTTCACTGGCGTTCGTcatctttgtgtgtgtgttgcgtaggatttttatttttttttttattttcgggAGTGCGTACTCTGACCCACGCGCTGCCGCCCGGATGAGGAGACCCAAAACTCCATCCGTCTCTTGTCTCTCCGTTCGTCCCTCCTCCCGATGTCGACCCGCTCTTTCATCGCCGGCCAGTCGTTATTGGTCGGAGAAGCTCCGGAGCGCAGGCGCtcgtgcaaaaaaaaaccaaaaaaaacgagtttacCCTCTTTCATCTACTTCAGCAGTGCTCTGTTATGTGGTGGAGTGGttttctttagaaaaaaaaaaaaaaaaaaaagaaaacattatcATTTCCATTCTAAACATACGGTGCTGCCATCTATTTTTCTAGAGCGAAATCGACGCGTAATTTGTTAATtgattcacaaaaaaaaaaaaaaggcaattaaACCAGCTTAAGATGAAATAGTCACGTCAAGCTATGCAAGTGCTTAAAGATTCCCAATATAGACTTTACTGGAACCTAGCCAAAAAGAATAGGCCCCAAGAAGTTGGGAATTGAGAGACGACGACAGCGTTTACCCAATAGCAGACGATTACTGAAGAGAAAAGTTGTTTTGGTGTAACATTTACAAATTTTTACGAAGGTATTCGTTGTAACTTGTACAAATTTCTAAATTTAAGTGTCTTTTTAACTGTTGTTAGTTAGAATAATCCTAAACAGTTTTAACATACGCAACGGCCTTAATTTGTAAAACATTGTCATAAAAACAACACGTCCTGGGCTTGCAGTTCTATCTCTAGCTTTAaggacacttttttttttaaatctcatCTTGCTGAACCTTGCAGTCTTAAATTAGCAGTCGGTTTGGTCGACCAAAGTGCGAGGATACTTGTCTTAGACTCGTTGCCCCCATTTGGGTTATATCCATCAAAGTGTAGGATCTGGCCCGTTTACCACAGGCACACCAGCAACACCGTAATGAactgtgttgtttgtttgtctgtGGTGCATTTATCCCTACACAGAAATGATGGCCTCTAAACAAttacttcttttgtttccattttacAGGGCCTGAATCCGTCCATCAACAATACTGTACAACCTTTCTTGAGGAACTCAAACATGTTTCGTGGAGCGGTAAGAACATTTACATAGTTACTCACCCCAAATCAAGCTCCACACACCAATCATCACCAAATTCCTCACTAAAAATTCCTCTATTCCAGACACCAACTTTTTAAACTATTTATTCCGCTGTCCGAAACGCATGTGACTGAGCGAACCGGTGCGTCCCTTCATCCCATTTCCACCATGCGCGATGttgaatatattttttctctcccttccTCTCCACTTTAGTAGCCCTCTCTCCTCACTTCTGTTtttgtgggtttttttttttctttcccttgcCTTCcacttttattgttttcccATCCACCCCCCTCTTcaattttacttttattttattccttttttttttccaatctCATTTTATTTGGTGCTGGTGCTGTCTCGGTCAGGGGCGTTACATACCGCGCGGTTTTAAAAATAGCACACACCGGGACTCAGAGTGAGAGATTCAAGaggttcccttttttttttttttactttcccTCTTTTTAAACTGCTGGCGAGGGTAGTAGGCGCCGGTGATGGTGGTGGAGGCTGACACACGAGAAGTGTGTCTACACGGTGCGACGCCATCACTTGAATGTATATTTCCTCGTCGTCTCTCTAGAGTCACTTATTCTTTCATCTGTGCTCTCGTCCCTTGCGTGCGAGGTTTTTTCAACATTTACGAATCTCCCcggcttctctttttctttcaatttttgaatagatttttttttttttcgttcgtgTTGTTTTTTCGCCGTTGTCGTTGTTGACGTTTTGTCTCCTCTCATTTTCGGCGACGAACTGGGCCGTCTTCCGCGTTCTCGGaccttgtttttctttttcttctttttcttttcttttcgtttaaCTGACAGTGTCAAAGTGATAACAAACAACCAAGGAAGGAAACGCCAACTATACCCAAGAGCTTGTTTGCTTTTGCTTTGTTGTCTTTCAATTTCCCTTCGCAAAGAAGAGCGAAAAGAACACCGATAAGAAGAGCATTATACAAGCGCAAGTGTCAGTTGTTTGTGTATGTTTCCGTTTGCGCCAAAGACTCGAGCGAAATTCTGTTACGTCACAATCGTGTCCATCAGCCGAGTTCATCAGATTAGCgagggtggaaaaaaaaatgaacaacatTTCATCCACGGTTGCTGGacattaaagaagaaaatcgatTCCATCTTGTGTCTCAATCGATCTCCCCTTTTCCAAGATTTTAACATTCTTCTTCGTTTGATTGGATCGGGACCATGACGCTCCTGACAGCTCTTTATAACGTTGCTCTGATCGTCTTCATCGCCCTGCATTTGGCAGTAGGTGGCGCAGTAAGGGACATCTAATCGCATCCCTTCGTGTCTTATCCGATTTCTTCTTTCCCCAATAATCTTTGAATGAATTTCCAAAATTCGATTTAAATTGGTCtacacattttaaaattaatgaCTCATCTTTCTGTTTTCCAGTTGACATTTGGTGTTGGAATCTATGCCGGAATTTACCTCAGTCAAAACTACCAGGTATGTGTACCTTCGTATTGGCTATACAACCAGAATAGATACGTGCATGTAGACGTGTACATGcctttgtgtgtgtcttgAAGAAACAACAAACGTGTTTTATCTACTCCGTTGCATTCCAATgtcagacacacacacaaaaaaaagcgAAACCATCCTggagaaaatataaaaaatctTTGCGTGCGGGTCTGATTGACGTGTGTGTCTTCCCGTTACCGACCGGAGTACAGAACCCCAACTGAGCGGTTgtgaagatttaaaaaaaaaaaaagatgacggTATAACTTTCGTTAGTGTCTGGTGATTACAAAGCGGGAATCtgcttgaaaataaaaagacatcTTCCCCGTATGATCATTTTTGGGGTGGGTGTTTCTATTTTTAACTGCTGACGATGGAGATTGGAAAACTGGTAcagcgaaaacaaaaataataaataaggAGTTGGATGGTGACCTTAATCATTTTCCAAATGATTTCAGCGCGTTTGTTTGAACCGTTGCCCAATGTCTTGCAAACGGCGGTTGGGAAAAGCCATTTGTTTGAATCTTTTATGATtattgaatttgttttcttttttttgggggggcttGTTTTATTATGCAGATTCCGAGAGTGGACGAGCCAAAAGTCGTGTGGGAAAAGATCCAGTCCCTCATGGAGCAGTACAAGAAACCTCCACCAACGGGCGACAAATGAAACCAAATAGCGCGTGTaccccattttctttttttttccaacttgaAGCCAAACTTccacaaaataaaagtgaCATGTAATTGTCTCAGTCTCGTGTTTAGGGAATAATATCAATACAAATGCCATTTGCAAGTGCATCATCCGCCTGCCTCTTTTGTTATTCATCTTTTCACTCCCCACTCCAAGCGATTTAACAAAAGCAATGACGTCATTGTATACTTAAACTGCCTCTCGTTGGATACCTCCCATCTTTTTTAAAGCAGATCCTCTAAAGAAAGGGCCAATACTTTGCATTCGACGTACACGTCAAATAGATTGGAAGTAAGTAGTTATAAGAGGGTCGTGACGCAATCTCACCTCGTTACAGTTCCATGGCTGTCTTTCCTCGTGTTTTGACATGATTGGATACGAGTCGCCAAGTCGTTATTGGTTTACCGTCATACGTCATCCGAAATATTGGGAAGGCATGGTTTGAATGGAGTTTCTTTGGctgcatgtttttttttttggcagaaACCTCGTGAGCTATATAGAATGCAATCATTCACAATTATATTGTGTAGAGGGAGTCTTGGCGTCTGTTGGTGATCCTTACGACCTTCCTGGGTTGTGGGCGAGACTTCGATCCGTTGAGGACATGACCAATTGAGTGAACCTGACAGATAGATTGATTCTTTTTCAGATTGCCAGCACAACCTTTAGCCGTCATTGGTTATCACTTTGCTAGAGGTTAGGAACATCTGGCAtgatagaaaagaaattgtaacCATTAGTGACTGTACGTAGATGACGCAAAATGCCACAGATGATTTAATAGGTGTTTGCCAATCGGTCCCAGTGTGGTTCTAACAAGGAAAAAAGTTAATTATGCACAAAATTAGTTAGCGAACGAAATATTATTTTGGCCTTGTGCTACTTATAGTCACTTCAAGATAAGGTAGACCGTAAATATTGTACAACACTTCAGGGCCAACTAATCTTTACGAGCAAATAAATCGCATCTGATGCCTTTTATTATCTAACAGCCTGTAAGCAGATGGACCTAGACTCGGCCTTGTGTCTTCGCACAAGACCAGAACGTATTGTCCGCTAGTCGTTTCGACAGCTTAAACACTGCATtactcttttgttttgataaaATTATACTAGAAGCCACAAAAACGAACAAAGAATTTGTCCTGCAAGTCGAGCCAAATAATTCCAAGGAGTTTCTGTGAATCCGTTCATCTTTCAAGAACTGTCAAACGTGGCAGGAAAAAAGACGATTGCAAACTGATGGCCCTACTTTTAAACAATGAGATTTGAGAATAAGTGTACCTATGGGGTTGAAAGAGTCTCGGGACTA belongs to Daphnia magna isolate NIES linkage group LG1, ASM2063170v1.1, whole genome shotgun sequence and includes:
- the LOC116936437 gene encoding uncharacterized protein LOC116936437, whose protein sequence is MNEPCEGNRKSLVAETLKLGSISSFKDTFFFKSHLAEPCSLKLAVGLVDQSARILVLDSLPPFGLYPSKCRIWPVYHRHTSNTGLNPSINNTVQPFLRNSNMFRGALTFGVGIYAGIYLSQNYQIPRVDEPKVVWEKIQSLMEQYKKPPPTGDK